The following proteins are encoded in a genomic region of Gimesia algae:
- a CDS encoding integrase core domain-containing protein, translated as MAAIDFATVEVWTKGGLVTFYLLFVIELKTRRVHFAGCTTSLHEAWMKQIARNLSDEEDGFLVGKQKLIMDRDSTFCESFRSILSQSDIQPIVLPPRPPNLNAFIERFFRSLKSECLDRMIFFGENSLRNAIKKYLVHYHAERNHQGLDHRIIQPGEEVGQNAGEVECRERLGGLLNYYYRKTA; from the coding sequence TTGGCTGCGATCGACTTTGCCACTGTGGAAGTCTGGACGAAAGGTGGGCTTGTTACTTTCTATTTGCTGTTTGTAATCGAACTGAAGACGCGCCGAGTTCATTTCGCTGGCTGCACAACGAGTCTCCACGAAGCATGGATGAAACAGATTGCCAGAAACTTGTCAGATGAGGAAGATGGTTTTCTGGTTGGAAAACAGAAGCTAATCATGGATCGTGATTCAACTTTTTGTGAGTCGTTTCGGTCGATCTTAAGCCAGTCAGATATTCAGCCGATAGTTTTGCCTCCCAGACCACCCAATCTGAATGCTTTTATTGAGCGATTCTTTCGCTCACTCAAATCAGAGTGCCTCGACAGAATGATTTTCTTTGGTGAGAATTCATTAAGGAATGCCATCAAAAAATACTTGGTTCATTATCACGCAGAACGCAATCACCAGGGACTCGATCACCGTATCATTCAACCGGGAGAGGAAGTTGGCCAAAATGCTGGTGAGGTTGAGTGTCGCGAGCGGCTTGGTGGGCTGCTGAATTATTACTATCGCAAGACAGCGTAG
- a CDS encoding ABC transporter permease — MSRLVALIIKEFLTLLKDPKSRFVIIGPPIIQLVVFGYAATFDLTNVPLAIYDESNSELSRELIARFDGSPNFQRVATITHDDQISPLIDTKKVIVVLHIGRQFSRDLYQSRTTDVQVIVDGRDSNTAMIANGYADTIIQNFNVQWARRNGFPGPPARLQVRAWFNPNLVSRWFIIPGIVGLLTLVVTMIVTSLSVAREREQSTFDQLLVTPYRPWEILIGKAVPGFIIGMGEATFIIFVAVFWFQVPLLGSVITLYTGIALFLLSAIGVGLMISSLSTTQQQGLLGAFMFLVPAIILSGFATPIANMPSIVQKLTYLNPMRYFMIILRSVFLEGTPFELLIDQFWPMAIIGIVTLGTAAWLFRRRMY, encoded by the coding sequence GTGTCACGCCTCGTGGCCTTAATCATTAAAGAGTTTCTCACCCTGCTTAAGGATCCCAAAAGCCGGTTCGTGATCATCGGTCCGCCCATAATCCAGCTCGTTGTATTTGGCTATGCAGCTACGTTTGATCTAACGAATGTTCCCTTAGCAATCTATGATGAGAGTAACAGTGAATTGTCACGAGAACTCATCGCGAGATTTGATGGTTCCCCCAACTTTCAACGGGTTGCCACAATCACACACGATGACCAAATCTCACCACTAATCGACACAAAAAAAGTGATCGTAGTCCTGCATATTGGACGACAATTTAGTCGTGACCTGTACCAAAGCCGAACAACCGACGTGCAAGTAATTGTCGATGGACGTGACTCCAATACAGCAATGATTGCCAATGGCTATGCGGATACGATCATTCAAAACTTTAATGTTCAATGGGCGCGTCGCAATGGATTCCCCGGACCGCCCGCCCGCCTTCAGGTGCGAGCCTGGTTCAACCCCAATCTCGTCAGTCGATGGTTCATTATACCAGGCATTGTCGGTTTGCTGACCCTTGTAGTGACAATGATTGTTACATCCCTCTCCGTGGCTCGAGAACGTGAACAGAGCACATTCGATCAATTGCTGGTCACACCGTATCGGCCATGGGAAATTCTAATCGGAAAAGCCGTACCCGGATTTATTATTGGCATGGGCGAGGCTACGTTCATTATTTTCGTTGCCGTTTTTTGGTTTCAAGTCCCTCTTCTGGGAAGCGTAATCACTCTCTATACCGGCATTGCACTGTTTCTTCTGTCGGCCATTGGTGTGGGATTGATGATTTCGTCTCTGTCCACGACTCAACAGCAAGGTTTACTAGGTGCATTCATGTTTCTGGTTCCTGCCATTATTCTCTCCGGGTTTGCCACACCTATAGCCAACATGCCGTCTATTGTGCAGAAACTTACTTATTTAAATCCGATGCGATACTTTATGATCATTCTACGATCCGTATTTCTAGAAGGTACTCCGTTCGAACTGCTGATTGACCAATTCTGGCCAATGGCGATAATCGGGATCGTGACTCTTGGCACGGCCGCTTGGCTGTTTCGGCGACGGATGTACTAA
- a CDS encoding ABC transporter permease, with translation MMSNRGGSLMRLRGLLRKEFLQVLRDPSSLAIAFVLPVILLLLFGYGVSLDAEHIPIALVVDQPSADTSSLCSEFEHSHYFQPIYIHGLHTAQRAMMERRVDAILHIRNDFSEKLRRSNGASIQLVVNGVDANTARLIIGYSQGAYSKWLERRSTDEGLPLLVPVKIQQRIWFNSNLRSRNFLVPGLIAVIMTLIGAMLTALVMAREWERGTMEALMATPVAMREVLIGKILPYFVLGMGGMALSVGMGVWLFHVPLRGSMWVLLVGTSLFLLTALGMGLLISTIARIQFVAAQVAIITTFLPAFILSGFIFDIGSMPYPIQLLTHIIPARYFVAILQTIFLAGDVWSVLLPNAMALAMMATLFLGLTRYKSRKQLD, from the coding sequence ATGATGTCGAATCGCGGTGGGTCACTGATGCGACTTCGTGGACTGCTGCGGAAGGAATTCCTACAGGTTCTACGCGATCCGAGTTCACTGGCGATTGCTTTCGTCTTACCAGTCATCTTACTATTACTGTTCGGTTATGGTGTATCGCTCGACGCTGAACATATTCCTATTGCACTTGTGGTCGATCAGCCTTCGGCCGATACCAGCAGTCTGTGTTCCGAGTTTGAACATTCCCACTACTTCCAGCCCATATATATTCATGGTCTGCATACCGCTCAACGGGCAATGATGGAACGGCGGGTTGATGCAATACTACATATTCGCAATGACTTTTCCGAAAAGCTCCGTCGATCAAATGGTGCATCAATTCAGCTTGTTGTGAATGGTGTCGATGCCAACACGGCGCGTCTGATCATCGGATATAGCCAAGGTGCGTATTCAAAATGGCTGGAACGCCGATCAACTGACGAAGGTTTACCGCTGCTAGTTCCCGTGAAAATTCAACAGCGTATTTGGTTCAATAGCAACCTCAGGAGCCGCAACTTTCTCGTTCCTGGTCTGATCGCTGTCATCATGACTCTGATCGGAGCGATGTTAACAGCATTGGTTATGGCGCGCGAATGGGAACGTGGCACGATGGAAGCCCTGATGGCGACGCCTGTCGCAATGCGCGAAGTCCTGATCGGAAAAATTTTGCCTTACTTTGTGCTAGGGATGGGAGGCATGGCTTTGTCAGTCGGAATGGGAGTCTGGTTGTTTCATGTTCCACTACGAGGATCAATGTGGGTGCTTCTGGTCGGCACATCGCTATTCCTGCTAACTGCTTTGGGAATGGGTTTATTAATATCGACGATCGCCCGCATCCAGTTTGTGGCGGCTCAAGTAGCCATCATCACCACATTTCTGCCAGCGTTCATTCTATCGGGATTTATTTTTGACATCGGAAGCATGCCGTATCCGATTCAGTTACTGACACATATTATTCCGGCGCGATACTTTGTAGCGATCTTGCAGACAATCTTTTTGGCAGGCGATGTATGGTCCGTGTTGTTACCCAACGCAATGGCACTGGCAATGATGGCCACGCTTTTCCTTGGGCTGACGCGATACAAATCACGCAAACAGTTAGATTAG
- a CDS encoding ATP-binding cassette domain-containing protein: MDNITASNNLGTLGKNLSQQVVLFDNVSKSFPASHRNTQALNSVSLSVSRGMVTGLIGPDGAGKTTLMRMAAGLLFPDTGKITVLGMETTLDALSLQAHIGYMPQRFGLYEDLSVQENLDLYADLQGVPVKLRAARYDDLMHMTGLSPFMSRLAGRLSGGMKQKLGLACTLVHPPNLLLLDEPTVGVDPVSRRELWQIVQRFVQQEGTTVLLSTSYLDEAERCDKVIILDEGQLLGHGSPSEFSQPLAGQTFQARVPHQKNRDVQESLSKQPGVIDAVIQGDAVRVVLRSNADSSTDILLPDAPNATINSVPPRFEDGFIAMLRKRRAEEIENSVHSVSNLPPQSTIKYSMGTDHDIEVRDAQRRFGNFYAVKSVSFDVNRGEVFGLLGANGAGKTTMFRMLCGLLPASGGTLQVAGVDVRKTAAAARARIGYMSQKFSLYGTLSVADNLRFFSSAYGLTGQKRRERINWATSEFELGPVYNTTSGLLPLGYKQRLALACSLMHEPDILFLDEPTSGVDPLARREFWHRINDLANQGVTVMVTTHFMEEAEYCDRMAIMITGEILALGTPVEIKRSVQTEQAPEPTMEDAFIHLIDSHEEKS, from the coding sequence ATGGACAACATAACAGCGAGTAACAACTTGGGAACGCTAGGCAAGAATCTCAGTCAGCAAGTAGTGCTCTTCGATAACGTCAGTAAAAGTTTCCCAGCTTCCCATAGGAATACGCAGGCTCTCAACTCAGTGAGCTTGTCAGTTTCTCGAGGGATGGTGACTGGATTGATTGGTCCTGATGGAGCCGGAAAGACCACTCTCATGCGGATGGCCGCAGGATTGCTCTTTCCGGATACTGGCAAAATCACAGTGCTTGGAATGGAGACCACCCTCGATGCTTTGTCTCTCCAGGCCCACATCGGCTACATGCCGCAGCGGTTTGGTTTGTACGAAGATCTGTCTGTTCAAGAAAATCTCGATTTGTACGCCGACTTGCAAGGCGTACCCGTCAAGTTGCGAGCAGCGCGTTACGACGATTTGATGCATATGACAGGATTATCCCCATTCATGTCGCGGCTGGCGGGGCGCCTTTCCGGAGGCATGAAGCAGAAACTCGGGCTCGCCTGTACGCTGGTGCACCCACCAAATCTGCTGTTATTAGACGAACCAACGGTGGGAGTCGACCCTGTGTCTCGGCGTGAGTTATGGCAAATCGTCCAACGCTTCGTGCAACAGGAGGGCACTACCGTGCTGCTCAGCACGTCTTATCTTGATGAAGCCGAACGCTGCGACAAAGTCATTATTCTCGATGAGGGTCAGTTGTTGGGACACGGCTCACCATCGGAATTCAGTCAGCCTTTGGCCGGACAAACGTTCCAAGCGCGCGTTCCGCATCAGAAAAACCGTGACGTGCAGGAATCGCTCTCGAAGCAACCTGGTGTCATTGATGCCGTAATTCAAGGGGATGCCGTGCGGGTAGTGCTTCGGTCAAATGCAGATTCGTCAACCGATATACTTCTGCCCGATGCACCAAACGCAACGATTAACAGTGTTCCACCCCGTTTCGAAGATGGCTTCATTGCGATGCTCCGTAAACGCCGTGCCGAAGAGATCGAGAATTCCGTTCACTCTGTTTCCAATCTACCTCCGCAATCAACAATAAAATATAGCATGGGCACTGACCATGACATCGAAGTACGAGATGCGCAACGAAGATTTGGTAACTTTTATGCAGTGAAGAGTGTGTCGTTCGATGTAAACCGTGGCGAAGTCTTCGGTCTGCTCGGAGCGAACGGTGCCGGCAAGACAACGATGTTTCGAATGTTGTGCGGTCTGCTCCCAGCCAGTGGCGGAACATTGCAGGTGGCCGGGGTTGATGTTCGCAAGACAGCCGCAGCAGCGCGCGCTCGCATCGGCTATATGTCGCAGAAGTTCTCACTGTACGGAACATTGAGCGTGGCTGACAACCTGAGATTCTTTAGCAGTGCCTACGGACTGACAGGTCAAAAGCGGCGCGAACGCATTAACTGGGCGACCAGTGAATTCGAACTTGGTCCCGTATACAACACAACCAGCGGTCTATTACCACTCGGTTACAAACAACGTTTAGCATTAGCGTGCTCGCTGATGCACGAACCAGACATCCTGTTCCTTGACGAACCGACTTCTGGTGTCGACCCGTTGGCCCGTCGCGAATTCTGGCATCGCATCAATGATCTGGCAAATCAGGGAGTTACCGTGATGGTCACGACGCACTTTATGGAAGAAGCCGAATATTGTGACCGAATGGCTATCATGATTACCGGCGAGATCCTGGCTCTCGGCACTCCTGTTGAAATCAAACGTAGCGTACAAACAGAACAAGCACCGGAGCCAACAATGGAAGATGCGTTCATTCACCTGATTGATTCGCATGAGGAAAAATCATGA
- a CDS encoding efflux RND transporter periplasmic adaptor subunit yields MKIIIRVFILIAVVVLIAGGTWYWKARQQDTNDDTLVLYGNVDIRQVELAINGSERVGRILVEEGDFVEQKQLLAELELERFELKVARAKAQIEIQQQVVARLEAGTRPEEIRQAEASLLSAKAEYDDAAVTLKRVLALRAKKAVAQQEVDDVKSKRDSAAANVQLLQASLDLAKAGPRKEDIAEAKAALKRMEVELAQAKYDLKDASLYAPSRGIVQERILEVGDMASPQKPVFTFALVDPVWVRAYVSEPDLGKIHDGMKAVVVTDSFPGKEYEAWVGFISPTAEFTPKPVETAELRTKLVYQVRVFVKNPKSELRLGMPATVKIKLISQSPN; encoded by the coding sequence ATGAAAATAATCATACGCGTTTTCATCCTTATTGCTGTGGTAGTTCTGATAGCAGGTGGAACCTGGTATTGGAAAGCACGGCAGCAGGACACCAATGATGACACACTCGTTCTGTACGGAAATGTTGATATTCGACAGGTGGAGTTGGCAATCAACGGTAGCGAGCGAGTCGGACGAATTCTTGTGGAAGAGGGTGATTTTGTCGAGCAGAAACAACTCCTGGCGGAATTGGAACTGGAACGATTTGAATTGAAAGTGGCACGAGCGAAAGCTCAGATCGAAATCCAACAACAGGTCGTAGCCCGACTCGAAGCAGGTACGCGACCAGAAGAAATTCGTCAGGCTGAAGCCTCGCTTTTATCAGCTAAGGCCGAATATGATGATGCAGCTGTAACTTTGAAGCGAGTTCTGGCCTTAAGGGCAAAGAAAGCAGTCGCTCAGCAGGAAGTCGATGATGTGAAGTCAAAGCGTGACTCAGCAGCAGCGAACGTCCAGCTTCTGCAAGCATCCCTCGATCTGGCAAAGGCCGGGCCTCGCAAAGAAGACATTGCTGAAGCCAAAGCAGCGCTCAAACGGATGGAAGTAGAACTTGCGCAGGCAAAGTATGATCTGAAAGACGCCTCGCTATATGCACCGTCACGCGGCATTGTGCAGGAACGTATTCTGGAAGTCGGAGATATGGCTTCTCCACAGAAACCTGTCTTCACTTTTGCATTAGTTGATCCAGTGTGGGTGCGAGCATATGTATCTGAGCCGGACTTGGGAAAAATCCACGATGGGATGAAGGCTGTCGTTGTCACCGATAGTTTTCCTGGAAAAGAATATGAAGCGTGGGTCGGGTTTATCTCACCAACGGCAGAGTTCACCCCCAAGCCTGTCGAAACTGCTGAGCTGCGTACCAAGCTGGTATATCAAGTCCGCGTGTTCGTGAAGAATCCAAAAAGCGAACTCCGGCTTGGAATGCCAGCCACCGTCAAGATAAAACTTATCAGCCAGTCACCAAATTAG
- a CDS encoding acetate/propionate family kinase, which produces MLTINGGSSSIKFALFEPGHSLQRILEGGIDRIGLADAALRVKVSNQADSISQPLSAPDHMAAVETLMDWIEEYCGGESLTAMGHRIVHGGPNYRDPQRITADIIEELHRLSPFAPEHLPEEILLIEAIQRRFPDLPQVACFDTAFHHELPRVARVLPIPRRYEAQGVRKYGFHGLSYTFLMQELARLDGPKAAQGRVILAHLGNGASLAAVHGGKPVDTSMSFTPTAGVPMSTRSGDIDPGLAWYLARTEGLDAKQFNEMVNFKSGLLGVSETSSDIRDLLELETQDVQAAEAVALFCYHVKKWIGAFAAALGGLDTLVFAGGIGENSPLIRKRICEGLGFLGIELNETYNAENTLLISPDTTRVAVRVIRTNEEQVIGETVCHVLGLS; this is translated from the coding sequence ATCCTTACGATCAATGGCGGCTCGTCGAGTATCAAGTTTGCGTTGTTCGAGCCTGGTCACTCGCTCCAACGCATTCTGGAGGGAGGAATTGATCGGATTGGACTAGCGGATGCCGCTCTGCGTGTGAAAGTCTCGAATCAGGCGGACTCCATTTCGCAGCCATTATCGGCACCAGATCACATGGCCGCGGTGGAGACTCTGATGGACTGGATCGAGGAATACTGCGGGGGCGAATCTTTGACCGCGATGGGACATCGCATCGTGCATGGCGGGCCGAACTATCGTGATCCGCAGCGTATCACTGCGGACATAATTGAGGAACTGCACCGGCTCAGTCCCTTCGCTCCCGAACATCTGCCGGAAGAGATTCTGTTGATTGAGGCAATTCAGCGTCGATTTCCCGATCTTCCCCAGGTGGCATGTTTCGACACGGCTTTTCACCATGAGTTACCACGCGTGGCCCGGGTGTTGCCGATCCCCCGACGCTATGAAGCCCAGGGAGTACGGAAGTACGGCTTTCATGGATTGTCCTATACGTTTCTCATGCAGGAGTTGGCTCGTCTGGACGGACCGAAAGCGGCACAAGGTCGAGTGATACTTGCGCACCTCGGCAATGGAGCCAGTTTGGCGGCGGTACATGGCGGCAAACCAGTGGACACAAGCATGAGTTTCACTCCGACTGCAGGCGTGCCGATGAGTACTCGTTCCGGTGATATCGATCCCGGACTTGCTTGGTATCTAGCACGCACTGAGGGTCTCGATGCAAAGCAATTCAACGAGATGGTCAATTTTAAGTCCGGTTTGCTTGGCGTGTCGGAAACCAGTTCCGACATACGTGACTTGCTCGAACTTGAAACGCAGGACGTGCAGGCGGCTGAGGCGGTCGCGCTGTTTTGCTACCATGTCAAGAAATGGATCGGCGCATTTGCGGCAGCCTTGGGGGGATTGGACACATTGGTATTTGCTGGGGGAATCGGCGAAAATTCGCCACTGATTCGAAAGCGGATCTGCGAAGGACTCGGTTTTCTCGGTATCGAATTAAATGAAACGTACAATGCGGAAAATACGCTGCTGATTTCGCCGGACACAACCCGTGTCGCAGTGCGAGTCATTCGCACAAATGAAGAACAGGTGATCGGCGAGACGGTTTGCCACGTTCTAGGTCTTAGTTGA
- a CDS encoding phosphoketolase family protein — protein sequence MNTKTLSPELLHKMDAYWRAANYLSVGQIYLFDNPLLKRPLMLADVKHMLLGHWGTTPGQNFIYVHLNRVINEYNLNMIYVSGPGHGGPAVVGNTYLEGTYSEIYPDISQDEAGLRKLFIQFSFPGGIPSHASPECPGSIHEGGELGYSLSHSFGAVFDNPDLIVACVVGDGEAETGPLGTAWHSNKFLNPATDGAVLPILHLNGYKIANPSVLARIEHEELEQLLWGYGWTPYFVEGHEPELMHEAMAAALDIAVQQIKIFQRDARIHGNLARPRWPMIVLKSPKGWTGPKIVDGLQVEGTFRAHQVPLSDPATHPEHLNLLEDWLKSYRPEELFDQQGRLKPELAELAPCGERRMGANPHANGGMLLRDLRMPEFCEYAVDVPSPGVRGIGDTHVLGPFVRDVVKLNSKQRNFRVFGPDETLSNGLEAVFDLTNRQWDAATLPNDEFLAPSGRVMEMLSEHQCEGWLEGYLLTGRHGLFNCYEAFIHIIDSMFNQHAKWLKVTSHLPWRRKIASLNYLLASHVWRQDHNGFTHQDPGFIDHVVNKKAEIVRVYFPPDANCLLSVMDHCLRSRHYVNVVVAGKHPAPQWLTMDAAVKHCSEGIGIWQWASNDQAVSSDVVMACCGDVPTLETLAAVSLMREHLPELKIRVVNIVDLMKLQPPTEHPHGLSDMDFDELFTKDKPIIFAFHAYPWLIHRLTYRRTNHDNIHVRGYKEEGTITTPFDMTVLNELDRFHLVMDAIDRLPQTGDKGIYLKQQLKDKLIEHKQYINKYGQDMPEIRDWKWGDHK from the coding sequence ATGAATACAAAAACGCTTTCTCCAGAATTGCTTCACAAGATGGATGCCTACTGGCGCGCTGCAAACTATTTGTCAGTCGGCCAGATTTATCTTTTTGATAATCCACTGTTGAAGCGGCCGCTGATGCTAGCGGATGTAAAACACATGTTGCTGGGACACTGGGGTACGACTCCCGGGCAGAATTTCATTTACGTGCACTTGAACCGGGTTATCAACGAATATAATCTCAATATGATTTACGTCTCCGGTCCTGGACATGGCGGTCCGGCTGTCGTCGGCAACACTTATCTTGAGGGGACTTACAGCGAGATTTATCCCGATATCAGCCAGGATGAAGCCGGATTGCGGAAGCTGTTTATCCAGTTTTCGTTTCCTGGAGGCATTCCGAGCCACGCATCGCCAGAGTGCCCGGGCTCGATTCACGAAGGCGGCGAGCTGGGTTATTCGCTCAGCCATTCATTCGGGGCGGTGTTCGATAACCCCGATCTGATTGTCGCCTGTGTTGTCGGCGATGGCGAGGCGGAAACCGGACCTCTGGGCACGGCGTGGCATTCCAACAAGTTTCTCAATCCAGCCACCGATGGTGCGGTGCTACCAATTCTGCATTTGAACGGTTACAAGATCGCCAACCCAAGCGTCCTCGCCCGCATTGAGCATGAGGAATTAGAACAGTTGCTCTGGGGTTACGGGTGGACGCCTTACTTCGTTGAGGGACACGAACCTGAGTTGATGCATGAGGCCATGGCCGCAGCGCTCGACATCGCAGTGCAGCAGATCAAAATATTTCAGCGGGACGCCCGTATCCACGGCAATTTGGCACGTCCCCGCTGGCCGATGATTGTTCTCAAATCGCCTAAGGGTTGGACAGGGCCAAAGATAGTTGATGGCCTTCAGGTTGAAGGCACCTTCCGTGCGCATCAGGTGCCGCTCTCCGACCCTGCTACTCATCCCGAGCATCTGAATCTGTTGGAAGACTGGCTGAAGAGTTATCGACCGGAAGAACTCTTCGATCAGCAGGGCCGCTTGAAACCGGAACTGGCGGAACTGGCTCCTTGTGGCGAACGACGTATGGGCGCAAATCCCCACGCCAACGGAGGCATGCTGCTTCGCGACTTGCGGATGCCCGAATTCTGTGAGTACGCGGTCGACGTTCCCTCGCCAGGGGTGCGCGGCATTGGTGATACGCATGTGCTCGGACCTTTTGTGCGCGATGTGGTGAAACTAAACAGCAAACAGCGAAACTTCCGGGTTTTTGGGCCTGATGAAACGCTTTCGAACGGTCTGGAAGCTGTCTTTGATTTGACCAATCGCCAATGGGACGCCGCGACACTGCCGAACGACGAATTCCTTGCGCCCTCCGGTCGGGTGATGGAAATGCTCAGTGAGCACCAGTGTGAAGGCTGGCTTGAGGGCTACCTGCTGACTGGGCGGCATGGACTCTTCAACTGCTATGAGGCGTTCATTCACATTATCGATTCGATGTTCAATCAGCATGCGAAGTGGCTGAAGGTGACGTCGCACCTCCCCTGGCGACGGAAAATCGCTTCGTTGAATTATCTGCTGGCTTCGCATGTCTGGCGCCAGGATCATAACGGCTTTACCCATCAGGACCCCGGTTTCATCGATCATGTCGTGAACAAGAAAGCGGAGATTGTACGTGTTTACTTTCCACCTGATGCGAACTGTCTACTCTCAGTGATGGACCACTGTCTGCGCAGCCGTCATTATGTCAACGTTGTCGTCGCAGGCAAACATCCGGCTCCACAATGGCTGACGATGGATGCTGCTGTCAAACACTGCTCCGAAGGCATCGGCATCTGGCAATGGGCTAGCAACGATCAGGCCGTTTCGTCCGATGTGGTCATGGCCTGCTGTGGTGACGTTCCCACGCTGGAGACACTTGCCGCCGTCTCCCTGATGCGCGAACATCTGCCCGAACTGAAAATCCGGGTGGTTAATATTGTCGACCTGATGAAGTTACAGCCGCCAACAGAGCACCCGCACGGATTGAGCGATATGGATTTCGACGAGCTCTTCACCAAGGACAAGCCGATCATCTTCGCCTTTCATGCCTACCCATGGCTGATCCACCGGTTGACCTATCGCCGTACCAACCACGACAACATCCACGTCCGTGGCTATAAGGAAGAGGGTACCATCACCACGCCTTTCGATATGACGGTGTTGAATGAGTTAGACCGCTTCCACCTCGTGATGGATGCCATCGACCGACTGCCGCAGACTGGCGACAAGGGCATCTACCTGAAGCAGCAGCTCAAGGACAAGCTCATTGAGCACAAGCAGTACATCAATAAGTACGGCCAGGATATGCCGGAAATCCGGGACTGGAAGTGGGGAGATCACAAATGA